One window from the genome of Streptomyces sp. WZ-12 encodes:
- a CDS encoding amidohydrolase — protein MSRAADEPHTPALPGTLPASLRAELIAFRRDLHMHPELGNQEYRTTAALKERLEHAGLAPRVLTGGTGLVCDIGSDHDAPGGRLALRADIDALPIPDTKTVDYASTIPGRAHACGHDVHTTVVLGAALVLAELAREGRLTRPVRLLFQPAEEVLPGGAAEAVAAGVLDGVGQILAVHCDPRVDAGRIGLRTGPITSACDRLEVTLEGPGGHTARPHLTTDMVTAAARVAVDVPALIARRVDARVGLAITWGRLETGHACNVIPQRAALAGTVRCLDLSAWRQAPDLVHAAIDEVATLHGAKSQIDYVRGVPPVVNEEDSARLLHDAMAARRGAAAVEDTEQSLGGEDFSWYLEHVPGAMARLGVRPPGELSGLDLHRGDFDVDEHAITVGVELFTAAALLHPARTE, from the coding sequence ATGTCCCGCGCCGCCGACGAGCCGCACACACCCGCCCTGCCCGGCACGCTCCCCGCGTCCCTCCGCGCCGAACTCATCGCGTTCCGCCGTGACTTGCACATGCACCCCGAGCTCGGCAACCAGGAGTACCGGACCACCGCGGCGCTCAAGGAGCGCCTGGAGCATGCCGGCCTCGCCCCCCGGGTACTCACCGGCGGCACCGGCCTCGTCTGTGACATCGGTAGCGACCACGACGCCCCCGGCGGGCGGCTCGCGCTGCGCGCGGACATCGACGCCCTGCCCATCCCCGACACCAAGACCGTGGACTACGCCTCCACGATCCCCGGCCGGGCCCACGCCTGCGGGCACGACGTGCACACCACCGTCGTGCTCGGCGCCGCCCTGGTCCTCGCCGAACTGGCCCGCGAGGGCCGGCTGACGCGTCCGGTGCGGCTGCTGTTCCAGCCCGCCGAGGAGGTGCTGCCCGGCGGCGCCGCCGAGGCCGTCGCGGCCGGGGTGTTGGACGGCGTCGGGCAGATCCTCGCGGTGCACTGCGACCCGCGGGTGGACGCCGGCCGGATCGGGCTGCGCACCGGCCCGATCACCTCCGCCTGCGACCGCCTTGAGGTCACCCTCGAAGGGCCCGGCGGCCACACCGCCCGCCCGCACCTGACCACCGACATGGTCACCGCCGCGGCCCGGGTCGCCGTCGACGTGCCGGCGCTGATCGCCCGCCGGGTCGACGCCCGGGTCGGACTCGCCATCACCTGGGGCCGCCTGGAGACCGGCCACGCCTGCAACGTCATCCCGCAGCGCGCCGCCCTCGCCGGCACCGTCCGCTGCCTGGACCTGAGCGCCTGGCGGCAGGCGCCGGACCTGGTGCACGCCGCCATCGACGAGGTCGCCACCCTGCACGGCGCCAAGTCCCAGATCGACTACGTCCGCGGCGTCCCGCCGGTCGTCAACGAGGAGGACAGCGCCCGGTTGTTGCACGACGCGATGGCCGCCCGCCGGGGCGCCGCGGCCGTCGAGGACACCGAGCAGTCCCTCGGCGGCGAGGACTTCTCCTGGTACCTCGAACACGTCCCCGGCGCGATGGCCCGGCTCGGCGTCCGCCCGCCCGGCGAGCTGAGCGGCCTCGATCTGCACCGCGGCGACTTCGACGTGGACGAGCACGCGATCACCGTCGGGGTGGAACTCTTCACCGCCGCGGCCCTGCTCCATCCCGCGCGGACCGAATAG
- a CDS encoding N-acetylneuraminate synthase family protein: MSSNSRLRSLGDREVGPGRPVYVTGEIGINHNGDLENAYRLIDAAADAGCDAVKFQKRTPEVCTPRDQWDIERDTPWGRMTYIEYRHRVEFDEDGYRAIDAYCKKRGIAWFASPWDVESVAFLEKFDVPCYKVASASLTDDELLRALRATGRAVILSTGMSTPKQIRHAVEVLGSDNIVLCHATSTYPAKAEELNLRMIHTLQAEYPNVPIGYSGHETGLQTTLAAVALGAAFVERHITLDRAMWGSDQAASVEPQGLTRLVRDIRTIEESLGDGVKKVYESELGPMKKLRRVPGVVAEAEAAQGADTGSATDREPATV, from the coding sequence ATGAGCAGCAACTCCCGCCTCCGCTCCCTCGGCGACCGCGAGGTCGGCCCCGGCCGCCCCGTCTACGTCACCGGCGAGATCGGCATCAACCACAACGGCGACCTGGAGAACGCGTACCGGCTGATCGACGCCGCCGCGGACGCCGGCTGCGACGCGGTCAAGTTCCAGAAGCGGACCCCGGAGGTCTGCACCCCGCGCGACCAGTGGGACATCGAGCGCGACACCCCCTGGGGCCGGATGACCTACATCGAGTACCGCCACCGCGTGGAGTTCGACGAGGACGGCTACCGCGCCATCGACGCGTACTGCAAGAAGCGCGGCATCGCGTGGTTCGCCTCCCCCTGGGACGTCGAATCCGTCGCGTTCCTGGAGAAGTTCGACGTGCCCTGCTACAAGGTCGCCTCCGCCTCCCTCACCGACGACGAGCTGCTGCGCGCCCTGCGCGCCACCGGCCGCGCGGTCATCCTGTCGACCGGCATGTCCACCCCGAAGCAGATCCGGCACGCCGTCGAGGTGCTCGGCAGCGACAACATCGTGCTCTGCCACGCCACCAGCACCTACCCGGCCAAGGCCGAGGAGCTCAACCTCCGGATGATCCACACCCTCCAGGCCGAGTACCCCAACGTCCCGATCGGCTACAGCGGCCACGAGACCGGCCTGCAGACCACCCTCGCCGCGGTCGCCCTCGGCGCCGCCTTCGTCGAGCGGCACATCACCCTCGACCGCGCGATGTGGGGCTCCGACCAGGCCGCCTCCGTCGAGCCGCAGGGCCTGACCCGCCTGGTCCGCGACATCCGCACCATCGAGGAGTCGCTCGGCGACGGCGTCAAGAAGGTCTACGAGAGCGAGCTCGGCCCGATGAAGAAGCTGCGCCGGGTCCCCGGTGTGGTCGCCGAGGCCGAAGCCGCACAGGGCGCGGACACCGGCTCCGCCACCGACCGCGAGCCGGCCACCGTCTGA